A genomic stretch from Arvicanthis niloticus isolate mArvNil1 chromosome 12, mArvNil1.pat.X, whole genome shotgun sequence includes:
- the Mapk1 gene encoding mitogen-activated protein kinase 1, with the protein MAAAAGPEMVRGQVFDVGPRYTNLSYIGEGAYGMVCSAYDNLNKVRVAIKKISPFEHQTYCQRTLREIKILLRFRHENIIGINDIIRAPTIEQMKDVYIVQDLMETDLYKLLKTQHLSNDHICYFLYQILRGLKYIHSANVLHRDLKPSNLLLNTTCDLKICDFGLARVADPDHDHTGFLTEYVATRWYRAPEIMLNSKGYTKSIDIWSVGCILAEMLSNRPIFPGKHYLDQLNHILGILGSPSQEDLNCIINLKARNYLLSLPHKNKVPWNRLFPNADSKALDLLDKMLTFNPHKRIEVEQALAHPYLEQYYDPSDEPIAEAPFKFDMELDDLPKEKLKELIFEETARFQPGYRS; encoded by the exons ctctGCTTATGATAATCTCAACAAAGTTCGAGTTGCTATCAAGAAAATCAGTCCTTTTGAGCACCAGACCTACTGTCAAAGAACCCTAAGAGAGATCAAAATCTTACTGCGCTTCAGACATGAGAACATCATCGGCATCAATGACATCATCCGGGCACCAACCATTGAGCAGATGAAAGATGT ATACATAGTACAGGACCTCATGGAGACAGATCTTTACAAGCTCTTGAAGACACAACACCTCAGCAATGACCATATCTGCTATTTTCTTTATCAGATCCTGAGGGGATTAAAATATATCCATTCAGCTAATGTTCTGCACCGTGACCTCAAGCCTTCCAACCTCCTGCTGAACACCACTTGTGATCTCAAG ATCTGTGACTTTGGCCTTGCCCGTGTTGCAGATCCAGATCATGACCACACAGGGTTCTTGACAGAGTATGTAGCCACGCGTTGGTACAGAGCTCCAGAAATTATGTTGAATTCCaag GGTTATACCAAGTCCATTGATATTTGGTCTGTGGGCTGCATCCTGGCAGAGATGCTATCCAACAGGCCTATCTTCCCAGGAAAGCATTACCTAGACCAGCTGAATCACATCCTGG GTATTCTTGGATCTCCATCACAGGAAGATCTGAAttgtataataaatttaaaagctaGAAACTATTTGCTTTCTCTCCCGCACAAAAATAAGGTGCCATGGAACAGGTTGTTCCCAAACGCTGACTCCAAAG ctctggatTTACTGGATAAAATGTTGACATTTAACCCTCACAAGAGGATTGAAGTTGAACAGGCTCTGGCCCACCCATACCTGGAGCAGTATTATGACCCAAGTGATGAG CCCATTGCTGAAGCCCCATTCAAGTTTGACATGGAGTTGGACGACTTGCCTAAGGAGAAGCTCAAAGAACTCATTTTTGAAGAGACTGCTAGATTCCAACCAGGATACAGATCTTAA